The Algoriphagus sp. TR-M9 genome has a window encoding:
- a CDS encoding DUF4381 domain-containing protein: MRQDSTQVDSLLQQAQQLPSADLGPIYEPPPVEFSFETTGWAILGGMFLLGVLVILFFMLRHYLRNRYRKEALTSLYEIESDASAFPKVFVILKRVAIQVFGREKVGSLHGNSWLGFLDKTGKDVRLLQFEEQISALIYQDRIPDQEVRKEIMSQAQKWIKTHAGKL, encoded by the coding sequence ATGAGACAGGATAGTACACAGGTAGATTCTTTGCTCCAGCAAGCCCAGCAGCTTCCTTCTGCAGATTTAGGGCCAATCTATGAGCCACCTCCGGTGGAGTTTAGCTTTGAAACTACAGGTTGGGCAATTCTAGGTGGAATGTTCCTTCTAGGAGTCTTAGTTATCCTGTTTTTTATGCTGAGACACTATCTCCGTAATCGTTATAGAAAAGAAGCGTTGACTTCTTTATATGAAATAGAATCTGACGCATCAGCCTTTCCAAAGGTATTTGTGATCCTGAAGCGAGTCGCGATCCAGGTTTTTGGAAGGGAAAAAGTAGGTAGTCTGCACGGAAATTCCTGGCTGGGTTTTCTGGATAAAACCGGGAAAGATGTACGTCTTCTGCAGTTTGAAGAGCAAATTTCAGCACTGATCTACCAGGATAGGATTCCAGATCAGGAAGTCCGAAAAGAAATTATGTCACAAGCCCAAAAATGGATAAAGACACATGCCGGCAAACTTTGA
- a CDS encoding VWA domain-containing protein — translation MPANFEIAHLWVFFLLPLPFVVYWLFPALRIRSASLRLPTYGKVSAYTGEKPRKSAFIRRRGIVNWISMLLIWVLILATLSSPQLVGEPQMKVKTSRNFLIAADISFSMAEKDWEINGEKVRRWDAVKALMHEFIQKREGDRMGLIFFGSSAYIQAPFTPDLETVDQLLEEADVGMAGQMTYIGKAITKGIELFDKDTIETKVMLLLTDGVDAGTDILPLDAADIAKEDSILIYTIGIGDPSGVGVDLDEQTLQEIAEMTGGQYFQAKDEKRLQEIYAEVDKLEPIEYEEEENRPTTLLYYYPLGAALGLMLITMFFQSLFHLIQSSRQKGKEVNLG, via the coding sequence ATGCCGGCAAACTTTGAAATAGCGCATCTGTGGGTATTTTTCCTATTACCTCTGCCTTTTGTGGTTTATTGGCTATTTCCGGCTTTGAGGATACGGAGTGCTTCCTTACGCCTTCCTACTTATGGAAAGGTATCAGCTTACACGGGTGAGAAACCGAGAAAATCTGCGTTTATCCGTCGAAGAGGTATCGTGAACTGGATCAGTATGTTGCTGATCTGGGTATTGATCTTGGCCACCTTGTCATCTCCGCAGCTTGTAGGCGAACCCCAAATGAAGGTAAAGACTTCCCGTAATTTTTTGATAGCCGCAGATATATCTTTCAGCATGGCAGAAAAAGACTGGGAAATCAATGGGGAAAAAGTGAGGAGATGGGATGCTGTCAAAGCCTTGATGCATGAGTTTATACAAAAGCGTGAGGGAGATAGAATGGGCTTGATATTCTTTGGAAGCAGTGCTTATATCCAGGCTCCCTTTACACCGGATTTAGAGACTGTGGATCAGTTGTTGGAGGAGGCAGATGTAGGAATGGCAGGTCAGATGACCTATATAGGAAAGGCGATAACGAAAGGAATAGAGCTGTTTGACAAGGATACCATCGAGACCAAAGTGATGCTTCTCCTTACTGATGGGGTGGATGCAGGCACTGATATATTACCACTGGACGCAGCTGATATTGCCAAAGAGGACTCTATTTTGATTTACACTATAGGAATTGGTGATCCTTCTGGAGTGGGGGTAGATCTGGATGAGCAGACGCTCCAGGAAATTGCAGAAATGACCGGCGGGCAATATTTCCAGGCTAAAGATGAAAAGCGACTGCAGGAGATTTATGCCGAAGTGGATAAACTGGAGCCCATAGAATATGAGGAGGAGGAAAACCGTCCTACTACTTTGCTCTATTATTATCCTTTGGGTGCAGCTTTGGGGTTGATGCTCATTACCATGTTTTTCCAGAGTCTTTTTCACCTGATACAGAGCTCACGTCAAAAAGGAAAGGAGGTCAACCTTGGCTGA
- a CDS encoding VWA domain-containing protein, which produces MADLFPIVWNEFHFLRPFFLWAFIPVFLILVLGLLSIRQEVTWKEMIAPHLRPFVIQKGNERVKVGMHLIGFLVLSLGVLGLAGPTWKKVEVPGQKLETPLVILLDLSQSMLATDLQPNRLERAKFKINDLIKENPQARAALIGFAGTAHTIIPLTRDYDIISSHIDGLSPDVMPFPGSNLADALALADTLMAVTDAPGTVLILSDDIESEEFDLISAFVQNSQNSIQLLPINTTGGAEVPNLSGRGFLKDKDGNTIVSAMNEAVLSQLGSLDRVTVNRLTLDNSDVELISKAVVKSLIFTEKAEEKEDDWRDVGFLLIIPMAVLLLLWFRRGWVLYGVVLLAFTSCSEDQTFEDLWYTKDYQGQKLSDAGDFKAAAERYEDPLRKGVAYYKAGDYEAAIQEFQNDTSAYGAYNLGLAYYKNGDFAAAQGAFQEATELDPTMDQALENQQKMEHLSAGENEVDPEDAKEASPEEAANTVQNNSPEDLSGGGQEATKEDMEQERLAETVNTDVRKGKELDEVPEDISAINQQDNAKVLMRKIDENPSLFLKRKFAYQVKKDSIKPKANERNW; this is translated from the coding sequence TTGGCTGACCTTTTTCCCATAGTCTGGAATGAATTCCATTTTCTAAGGCCGTTTTTTCTCTGGGCATTTATTCCTGTCTTTTTGATTTTGGTACTCGGTCTGCTCAGCATCCGGCAGGAAGTGACCTGGAAGGAAATGATAGCACCTCATCTTCGTCCGTTTGTGATTCAAAAGGGCAATGAACGGGTCAAAGTCGGGATGCACTTGATCGGATTTTTAGTTTTGAGTTTGGGGGTACTCGGCTTAGCAGGACCTACCTGGAAGAAGGTAGAGGTTCCCGGGCAAAAGCTGGAAACTCCACTGGTGATTCTATTGGATTTATCCCAAAGTATGCTGGCTACAGACTTACAGCCGAATCGGCTGGAGCGGGCCAAATTTAAAATCAATGATCTCATCAAAGAAAACCCTCAAGCCCGGGCAGCTTTAATTGGATTTGCAGGGACGGCTCATACCATCATTCCACTGACCAGGGATTATGATATAATCTCCAGCCATATAGATGGACTCAGTCCGGATGTGATGCCATTCCCAGGATCCAATCTAGCTGATGCCTTGGCATTGGCAGATACCTTGATGGCCGTGACTGATGCTCCTGGGACCGTTTTGATTTTATCCGATGATATAGAAAGCGAAGAGTTTGATTTGATCTCTGCCTTTGTTCAAAATTCCCAAAATAGCATTCAACTATTGCCTATCAATACTACAGGCGGGGCTGAGGTACCTAATCTTAGTGGGCGGGGTTTTCTGAAAGATAAGGACGGAAATACCATCGTTTCGGCAATGAATGAGGCTGTGTTAAGCCAGTTAGGTTCTTTGGACCGGGTGACAGTGAACCGGCTGACACTGGATAATTCTGATGTAGAACTGATCAGCAAAGCGGTGGTGAAGAGTCTGATATTTACGGAGAAAGCAGAGGAAAAGGAAGACGATTGGAGAGATGTGGGGTTTTTACTGATTATTCCCATGGCAGTTTTACTATTGCTTTGGTTTCGTAGAGGTTGGGTGCTTTATGGGGTAGTGTTGCTTGCTTTTACGTCCTGTTCAGAAGATCAGACTTTTGAAGATCTCTGGTACACCAAAGATTACCAAGGGCAGAAGTTAAGTGATGCAGGAGACTTTAAGGCTGCCGCTGAGCGCTATGAAGATCCGCTCCGCAAAGGAGTGGCCTATTACAAAGCCGGAGATTACGAGGCTGCTATTCAGGAATTTCAAAATGACACATCAGCCTATGGAGCTTATAATTTAGGCTTGGCCTATTACAAAAATGGTGATTTTGCAGCTGCACAAGGGGCTTTCCAGGAGGCCACGGAACTGGATCCTACTATGGATCAAGCATTGGAAAACCAGCAAAAGATGGAACACTTATCCGCTGGTGAAAATGAAGTAGACCCCGAAGATGCTAAGGAAGCGAGTCCTGAGGAAGCTGCTAATACTGTGCAGAACAATAGCCCGGAAGATCTCAGTGGAGGTGGTCAAGAAGCAACTAAGGAGGATATGGAGCAAGAGAGGCTGGCTGAGACTGTGAATACTGACGTAAGAAAAGGTAAGGAACTGGATGAGGTGCCTGAAGACATCAGTGCAATAAATCAACAGGATAACGCAAAGGTACTTATGCGTAAAATAGATGAGAATCCTTCTTTATTCCTAAAGCGGAAATTTGCCTACCAAGTGAAAAAGGACAGCATAAAACCAAAAGCAAATGAAAGGAATTGGTAA
- a CDS encoding lysoplasmalogenase, whose translation MKKKEILWLYLFLFATLVDMAFIIEHRNELRFFSKPLILTGLIGYFYFITRPISSTLLAKSMIGALIFSLLGDVLLLWDQYFIYGIGAFMLAQVCYIIAFKVGQKAPERLPQVNFIRTFFINLPIYFLAAFTFYLINPNLGTLKIPVIIYIIVIVSMITTARERFGKCNALSFWQVFIGASLFFISDGVIALNKFYQPIPDAGIIIMGTYAIAQLMIVMGIRSYIIEPTVK comes from the coding sequence TTGAAAAAGAAAGAAATCCTATGGCTATACCTTTTTTTATTTGCCACACTGGTAGACATGGCATTTATCATCGAGCATAGAAATGAGCTTAGATTTTTTTCCAAACCACTGATTCTGACCGGTCTTATAGGTTATTTCTACTTCATTACCAGACCTATTTCCAGTACTTTACTGGCAAAATCCATGATAGGTGCATTAATTTTCTCCTTACTTGGTGATGTCCTGCTCTTATGGGATCAATATTTCATTTATGGAATTGGTGCATTTATGCTGGCGCAAGTTTGCTACATTATAGCCTTTAAGGTGGGACAAAAAGCCCCTGAGCGACTACCCCAGGTAAACTTCATCCGGACTTTTTTTATCAACCTTCCCATCTATTTTCTGGCAGCTTTTACTTTCTATCTCATCAATCCTAACCTCGGGACTTTAAAGATTCCAGTCATCATTTATATCATAGTAATCGTAAGTATGATTACTACTGCAAGAGAAAGGTTTGGGAAATGCAATGCTTTATCCTTCTGGCAGGTATTCATTGGTGCCAGCCTGTTTTTTATCTCTGATGGAGTGATTGCTTTGAATAAATTTTACCAGCCTATCCCAGATGCAGGAATCATCATCATGGGAACTTACGCCATAGCCCAACTGATGATCGTGATGGGAATTAGGTCTTATATTATTGAGCCGACTGTGAAGTAG